The DNA window GGTCATCGCTCGCAAACTCATCGAGTCAGCCGGCGGTACAGCAATCCTCGCCGCTGGGGCAATGCGGAGTCTCTCCCACTCGCCGATGAGTCGCTCGATGGGGTTGTGATGTATGACGTCATCGAGCACATCGAAAGGCCGTCGGCTGCGCTCGCGGAGGTGAGCCGGGTCATCAGACAGGGAGGAGTTCTTGCATGCCGAACTCCCAACCGGTACAGTTTTGCCGCCGAGCCGCACGTGTTCGTATGGGGAGTGGGCTGGCTTCCGCGGCGGTATCAGCAAGGTTTCATCCGCCGGAGAAGCGGGCGGGCGTACCCGCAGACGTGGCTTCTCAGCGCGGCGGAATTGAGAGGAATCATTCAGCGATACACAGGATTTGACGCCGTGATCACCGCACCGCCGATTGCCGATTACGAGCTCGAGACTTTCAGTGAGCCGCGGGCGACAGTTGCGCGCATCTACAATATGTTCACGCGTTGGCCCTGGGCACGACATGTTCTCTTACGCATCGGTCCACTGTTTCAGACGATCGCCACCAAGAGACGCGACAATCCGCCGGCGCGTTAGTATTCTTTTCTCTCGCTCGAAACTTTTCTTCGGGAAGTTTGTAATAGGTTGTCCGGCCGCTGAAAACGAACTGATTTCCGGGTGGTTCGAGGGGTTGAAGTTGCGGCTCGGAATCGGTAACATGAGATGTCGGTAGCGCGGCGGAGCGGGAGTTGATTGGAGGCAGTCGCGGCCGACGAAATGGCCCCCGAAAAACTTGTGAAAAACACTTGACGGGGCCTGTTCGGTCTGATATAATTGAAGGCTGCCCAAGAATGGGCACCAGAGCTTTTTGAAAATCGAAGTTGAGATCAAGTGATGTGCGAGGCGAACTCGATGATCCGTGTCCATTCAGGGATGCGGTTAGAGTTCAACCTGAAAACATTACAAGTGATTCCGGACGCAGTGAATGCCAGAGGCATTATGCGTCTGGTATAGCCGCGTTCGGAGAGCAGACAAATCTCTAAACTATTGGAGAGTTTGATCCTGGCTCAGGATGAACGCTGGCGGCGTGCTTAACACATGCAAGTCAAGGGGGCCCGAGGCGCAAGCCTTGGGCAACCGG is part of the Gemmatimonadaceae bacterium genome and encodes:
- a CDS encoding class I SAM-dependent methyltransferase; its protein translation is MRFPHGSRGSSTRPERLARFSGARRNVSRSWLRLRRPPRGCSRGGRYWNRNRQPDGRSGHRSQTHRVSRRYSNPRRWGNAESLPLADESLDGVVMYDVIEHIERPSAALAEVSRVIRQGGVLACRTPNRYSFAAEPHVFVWGVGWLPRRYQQGFIRRRSGRAYPQTWLLSAAELRGIIQRYTGFDAVITAPPIADYELETFSEPRATVARIYNMFTRWPWARHVLLRIGPLFQTIATKRRDNPPAR